A single genomic interval of Nonomuraea rubra harbors:
- a CDS encoding SRPBCC family protein has product MSPIPTGRLFSTDDGTDLVLTRTFRAPAADVWASVTEPERTARWFGPWEGDAAPGRTVKVQLLFEEQQPWYDLRIDACEPPRRLAVSSLDEHGAWHLELLLAESDGVTELRFVQHLDTLDGVGDIGPGWEYYLDLLVASRDGSPAPGFDAYYPSMQAYYAGLTPSGG; this is encoded by the coding sequence ATGAGCCCCATCCCCACAGGACGGCTGTTCAGCACCGATGACGGCACCGACCTGGTCCTCACGCGCACCTTCCGCGCGCCCGCCGCCGACGTCTGGGCCAGCGTCACCGAGCCCGAGCGCACGGCCCGCTGGTTCGGGCCGTGGGAGGGCGACGCGGCGCCCGGGCGCACGGTCAAGGTTCAGCTCCTCTTCGAGGAGCAGCAGCCCTGGTACGACCTGCGCATCGACGCCTGCGAGCCGCCCCGCCGCCTGGCCGTCTCGTCGCTGGACGAGCACGGGGCCTGGCATCTCGAGCTGCTGCTGGCGGAGTCGGACGGGGTGACGGAGCTGCGGTTCGTCCAGCACCTCGACACGCTGGACGGCGTCGGGGACATCGGACCTGGCTGGGAGTACTACCTGGACCTGCTCGTCGCCTCGCGCGACGGCTCGCCCGCGCCCGGCTTCGACGCGTACTACCCGTCGATGCAGGCGTACTACGCCGGTCTCACCCCGTCAGGCGGCTGA
- a CDS encoding DoxX family protein, with product MYSAYLAVTLATIAVNAWAVWADVVRARFVLANSSELGIAESWLPLLAALKAAGAAGLVLGLLGVRFLGLAAAAGLVVFFAGAVVVHVRARVFHNFAYPAAFLALAAGSLGLGAATA from the coding sequence ATGTACAGCGCCTATCTGGCCGTGACCCTCGCGACGATCGCGGTCAACGCCTGGGCCGTCTGGGCGGACGTCGTGCGTGCCAGGTTCGTCCTGGCCAACTCCAGCGAGCTGGGGATCGCGGAGTCCTGGCTCCCGCTGCTGGCCGCGTTGAAGGCCGCGGGGGCGGCGGGGCTGGTCCTCGGGCTCCTGGGCGTGCGCTTCCTCGGGCTCGCGGCGGCGGCCGGGCTGGTCGTCTTCTTCGCGGGCGCGGTGGTCGTGCACGTCCGCGCCCGCGTGTTCCACAACTTCGCCTATCCGGCGGCCTTCCTGGCCCTGGCCGCGGGGTCGCTCGGGCTGGGAGCGGCGACGGCCTAG
- a CDS encoding ArsR/SmtB family transcription factor: protein MTEAAEERLDEVAGAVADPVRRRILVLLRDGPLPAGEVAERFAISRPAVSRHLRVLRRSGLVRAELVGRQRLYTLDPGPFGELVAWLGPFVRPSGWEHRLDALETEVYRTRRERRTTTDAAPGVPGEESTG, encoded by the coding sequence GTGACCGAGGCGGCGGAGGAACGACTGGACGAGGTGGCGGGGGCTGTCGCGGATCCCGTGCGGCGGCGGATCCTCGTGCTGCTGCGCGACGGGCCGCTGCCGGCCGGCGAGGTCGCCGAGCGCTTCGCGATCAGCCGGCCCGCCGTCAGCCGCCACCTGCGGGTGCTCCGGCGCAGCGGGCTGGTCCGCGCCGAGCTGGTCGGCAGGCAGCGCCTCTACACGCTCGATCCAGGGCCGTTCGGGGAGCTGGTCGCGTGGCTGGGGCCGTTCGTGCGGCCCTCCGGGTGGGAGCACCGCCTCGACGCGCTGGAGACCGAGGTGTACCGCACGCGCCGCGAACGCCGTACCACCACCGACGCCGCCCCAGGCGTCCCCGGAGAGGAGAGCACCGGATGA
- a CDS encoding BTAD domain-containing putative transcriptional regulator gives MLTFTALGPFQAWADGAPLDLGGQRQRAVLARLLVAAGRAVPVHTLIDELWPGDPPAQALSTIQGYVSRLRRALEPGRAPREEAGVLVSAPPGYALRARTEQVDAWHFEGLVKSDGTPAQVWAAMDTALGLWRGPALAEFAELSWAATEAGRLEELRLIAVERRADAGLALGRATSLVADLEAHATAYPLREEAWRLLAVALYRMGRQGDALAALRRARAVWRDELGLDLSAGLKRLEADMLAQRLEEPAADPVPGPVPDGGVLRVLVADDQALVRTGLKAMLDSEPGFAHAGEAANGEEAIAAVREARPDVVLLDIQMPRLDGLAAARRILAGERPPKVVMMTTFGSDENLYAALRAGVSGFLLKTSPPEQILAALRAAAAGDALIDPAVTTRLISAFAGRTDPASPPALAGLADDRLDVLKLVARGLTNRQIGQTLALPEEEVGVVVKSLLEHLGLFDRAQLVMAAYESGLVTPGAK, from the coding sequence ATGCTGACCTTCACCGCTCTCGGACCGTTCCAGGCCTGGGCCGACGGCGCGCCCCTCGACCTCGGCGGACAGCGGCAGCGGGCGGTGCTCGCGCGCCTGCTCGTCGCCGCTGGCCGCGCCGTGCCCGTGCACACCCTCATCGACGAGCTCTGGCCGGGCGACCCGCCCGCGCAGGCCCTGTCCACGATCCAGGGCTATGTCTCGCGGCTGCGCCGCGCCCTGGAGCCCGGCCGGGCACCCCGCGAGGAGGCCGGGGTGCTGGTGTCCGCGCCGCCCGGGTACGCGTTGCGCGCCCGTACCGAGCAGGTGGACGCCTGGCACTTCGAGGGCCTGGTCAAGTCCGACGGCACGCCCGCGCAGGTGTGGGCGGCCATGGACACCGCGCTGGGGCTGTGGCGGGGGCCGGCGCTGGCCGAGTTCGCGGAGCTGAGCTGGGCCGCGACCGAGGCCGGGCGGCTGGAGGAGCTGCGGCTGATCGCCGTGGAGCGGCGGGCGGACGCCGGGCTGGCGCTGGGCCGGGCGACGTCGCTGGTGGCGGACCTGGAGGCGCACGCGACGGCGTACCCGCTGCGGGAGGAGGCGTGGCGGCTGCTGGCCGTGGCGCTCTACCGGATGGGGCGCCAGGGCGACGCGCTGGCGGCGCTGCGCAGGGCGCGCGCCGTGTGGCGGGACGAGCTGGGGCTGGACCTGTCGGCCGGGCTGAAGCGGCTGGAGGCCGACATGCTGGCCCAGCGCCTGGAGGAGCCCGCCGCCGATCCGGTCCCCGGGCCCGTGCCGGATGGCGGGGTGCTGCGCGTGCTGGTGGCCGATGACCAGGCGCTGGTGCGTACCGGGCTGAAGGCCATGCTGGACAGCGAGCCCGGGTTCGCGCACGCGGGCGAGGCGGCCAACGGCGAGGAGGCGATCGCGGCCGTCCGCGAGGCGCGTCCCGACGTGGTGCTGCTCGACATCCAGATGCCGCGCCTGGACGGCCTGGCCGCCGCCCGCCGGATCCTGGCCGGGGAGCGGCCGCCTAAGGTCGTCATGATGACCACGTTCGGCAGCGACGAGAACCTGTACGCGGCGCTGCGGGCCGGGGTGAGCGGGTTCCTGCTGAAGACCTCGCCGCCCGAGCAGATCCTGGCCGCGCTCAGGGCCGCCGCGGCCGGTGACGCGCTCATCGACCCGGCGGTGACCACGCGGCTGATCTCGGCGTTCGCCGGGCGCACCGACCCGGCCTCGCCGCCGGCGCTGGCCGGGCTCGCCGACGACCGGCTGGACGTGCTCAAGCTCGTCGCCCGCGGGCTGACCAACCGGCAGATCGGGCAGACGCTCGCGCTGCCGGAGGAGGAGGTGGGCGTGGTGGTGAAGTCGCTGCTGGAGCACCTCGGGCTGTTCGACAGGGCACAGCTCGTGATGGCCGCGTACGAGTCGGGCCTGGTCACCCCAGGCGCGAAATGA
- a CDS encoding NAD+ synthase, whose translation MAQLRIALAQTNPTVGDLNANADKLIAWTRDAAEREVHLVVFTEMFLTGYPVEDLVLRTSFVDASIRTLEEVARRLRQEGLGDLPVVVGYVDRAGLAPRVGQPKGAPLDAAALLYRGEVVTRTAKHHLPNYGVFDEYRYFVRGDRLPIFRLHGVDVAIAVCEDLWQEGGPVSVVGQAGAGLLVAPNASPYEKEKDDVRLELCARRAREAGCGLVYVNQVGGQDELVFDGDSIVVDASGELVTRGRQFEEELLIVDLDGLPVSDAEPGTYPYDAGDGSTITVERLVLSAEPVAPYEVEPSAVPERLDLHAEVYSALVLAVRDYVAKNGFQSVILGLSGGIDSALTATIASDAIGPSRVNVVLMPSRYSSDHSLADAEDLVRRQGVSAQVVPIADIVNGFEKEIELSGLAAENLQARVRGMILMGLSNEHGHLVLTTGNKSELATGYSTLYGDSAGGFAPIKDVPKTMVWELSRWRNANSCPGFLLQAEQPIPENSISKEPSAELRPDQRDTDSLPPYEVLDRLLDDYVEKDMGSQELIAAGHDPALVTRVIRLVDLAEYKRRQYPPGPKITPKNFGRDRRLPITNRWRETTG comes from the coding sequence GTGGCACAACTGCGCATTGCCCTGGCACAGACGAACCCGACCGTCGGCGACCTGAACGCCAACGCCGACAAACTGATCGCGTGGACCCGCGACGCGGCGGAGCGCGAGGTCCATCTCGTGGTCTTCACCGAGATGTTCCTCACCGGCTATCCGGTGGAGGACCTCGTGCTGCGCACCTCCTTCGTGGACGCCAGCATCCGGACGCTGGAGGAGGTGGCGCGCAGGCTGCGGCAGGAGGGCCTGGGCGACCTGCCGGTGGTCGTCGGCTACGTGGACCGCGCCGGCCTGGCCCCCCGCGTCGGGCAGCCGAAGGGCGCCCCGCTCGACGCCGCCGCGCTGCTGTACAGGGGCGAGGTGGTCACCCGCACGGCCAAGCACCACCTGCCGAACTACGGGGTGTTCGACGAGTACCGGTACTTCGTGCGCGGCGACCGGCTGCCGATCTTCCGGCTGCACGGCGTGGACGTGGCCATCGCGGTGTGCGAGGACCTCTGGCAGGAGGGCGGCCCCGTGTCCGTCGTCGGGCAGGCCGGCGCCGGGCTGCTGGTGGCGCCGAACGCCTCGCCGTACGAGAAGGAGAAGGACGACGTACGGCTGGAGCTGTGCGCGCGCCGCGCCCGCGAGGCCGGGTGCGGGCTCGTCTACGTCAACCAGGTCGGCGGGCAGGACGAGCTGGTCTTCGACGGCGACTCGATCGTGGTGGACGCCTCGGGCGAGCTGGTCACGCGGGGCCGGCAGTTCGAGGAGGAGCTGCTGATCGTGGACCTCGACGGGCTGCCGGTCTCCGACGCCGAGCCGGGCACGTACCCGTACGACGCGGGCGACGGCTCCACGATCACGGTCGAGCGGCTGGTGCTGTCCGCCGAGCCCGTCGCGCCGTACGAGGTCGAGCCCTCCGCCGTCCCCGAGCGGCTGGACCTGCACGCCGAGGTCTACTCGGCGCTCGTCCTGGCGGTACGCGACTACGTGGCCAAGAACGGCTTCCAGTCGGTCATCCTGGGCCTGTCGGGCGGCATCGACTCCGCGCTGACCGCCACCATCGCCTCCGACGCCATCGGCCCCTCGCGCGTCAACGTGGTGCTCATGCCCTCCCGCTACTCCTCCGACCACTCGCTGGCCGACGCCGAGGACCTGGTGCGCAGGCAGGGCGTCAGCGCGCAGGTGGTGCCGATCGCGGACATCGTCAACGGGTTCGAGAAGGAGATCGAGCTGTCGGGCCTGGCCGCCGAGAACCTCCAGGCCCGGGTCCGCGGCATGATCCTCATGGGCCTGTCGAACGAGCACGGCCACCTGGTGCTGACCACCGGCAACAAGAGCGAGCTGGCCACCGGCTACTCCACCCTCTACGGCGACTCCGCCGGCGGCTTCGCGCCGATCAAGGACGTGCCGAAGACGATGGTGTGGGAGCTGTCCAGGTGGCGCAACGCCAACTCCTGCCCCGGCTTCCTGCTCCAGGCCGAGCAGCCGATCCCGGAGAACTCGATCAGCAAGGAGCCGAGCGCGGAGCTCCGTCCCGACCAGCGCGACACCGACTCGCTGCCGCCGTACGAGGTGCTGGACCGGCTGCTGGACGACTACGTCGAGAAGGACATGGGCTCGCAGGAGCTCATCGCGGCCGGGCACGACCCGGCGCTGGTGACGCGGGTGATCCGGCTCGTGGACCTGGCCGAGTACAAGCGGCGCCAGTACCCGCCGGGCCCCAAGATCACGCCCAAGAACTTCGGGCGTGACCGCCGCCTGCCCATCACCAACCGCTGGCGGGAGACCACGGGCTAG
- a CDS encoding DNA alkylation repair protein: MINTRSVSVLADGLAAAWPAFPRARFTERALTGLDGLELKARVTHVAAALHDALPLPYPQAAPLVRECAATLDMWSGWPATEHTAAQGLDHLEAAMETLAALTPYATGEFAVRPYLERYRDDAIKIMYGWAESPDEHLRRLASEGSRPRLPWATRVGWLMTPGPTLPLLDRLRDDPSEYVRRSVANHVNDLAKDHPQVALELLAGWRAGGGSHVERVLRHAVRGLLRAGHPEALALVGATPGSGAVDELALGSPTVAVGGKLAFTVTVTAEAAGPVLLKYAVRRPGSRRVFHLGQREAGGAGETFTVRKSHSFRPVTTRDEPPGPRELDVIVNGRVAATVPFTLTGA, from the coding sequence ATGATCAACACCCGATCGGTGTCGGTGCTCGCCGACGGGCTGGCCGCCGCCTGGCCGGCGTTCCCGCGGGCCCGCTTCACCGAGCGGGCCCTGACCGGCCTCGACGGCCTGGAGCTCAAGGCCCGCGTCACGCACGTCGCCGCGGCGCTGCACGACGCCCTGCCCCTGCCGTACCCGCAGGCCGCCCCGCTCGTGCGCGAGTGCGCCGCCACGCTCGACATGTGGAGCGGCTGGCCCGCCACCGAGCACACCGCCGCCCAGGGGCTCGACCACCTGGAGGCGGCGATGGAGACGCTGGCCGCGCTCACGCCGTACGCCACGGGCGAGTTCGCCGTGCGCCCCTACCTGGAGCGCTACCGCGACGACGCCATCAAGATCATGTACGGGTGGGCGGAGTCACCCGACGAGCACCTGCGCCGGCTGGCCTCCGAGGGTTCGCGCCCCCGCCTGCCCTGGGCGACCCGGGTCGGCTGGCTGATGACGCCCGGCCCGACCCTGCCCCTGCTCGACCGCCTCCGCGACGATCCCAGCGAGTACGTCCGCCGCTCTGTCGCCAACCACGTCAACGACCTGGCCAAGGACCATCCGCAGGTGGCGCTGGAGCTGCTGGCGGGCTGGCGCGCGGGCGGCGGCTCGCACGTCGAACGGGTGCTGCGCCACGCGGTCCGCGGGCTGCTCAGAGCCGGCCATCCCGAGGCCCTCGCCCTGGTGGGCGCCACGCCGGGCAGCGGCGCGGTGGACGAGCTGGCCCTCGGCTCGCCCACCGTGGCCGTGGGCGGCAAGCTGGCCTTCACGGTCACGGTGACGGCGGAAGCGGCGGGGCCCGTGCTGCTGAAGTACGCCGTGCGGCGGCCGGGCTCGCGCCGCGTGTTCCACCTCGGGCAGCGGGAGGCGGGCGGGGCCGGGGAGACGTTCACCGTACGCAAGAGCCACTCGTTCCGCCCGGTCACCACGCGCGACGAGCCGCCGGGCCCGCGCGAGCTCGACGTGATCGTCAACGGTAGGGTGGCCGCCACCGTCCCGTTCACGCTGACCGGGGCATGA
- a CDS encoding LysR family transcriptional regulator: MDVDTRLLRYFAAVAEEGGLTRAAQRLYVSQPALTKQIKQLEERLGVRLFTRSKSGMALTGPGRALAERVPELLATWDRALRETRRAAGRAARVLRVGFLASAANEATQEIVAEFARRRPGWRADMRQASWANPTAGLADGDVDVALLRLPLPGQDELRVEVLFSEPRCVALPSSHPLASREVIAFSELWDEAFVAAPEETGAWRDYWVGAGERDGRPVRIGAVTDQPDEWLSAIANGYGVALAPESAARYYARPGVTYRPVTGVSASQVAVAWAPADDDNPVVRDFVLCCLEYT; this comes from the coding sequence ATGGATGTGGACACGCGCCTGCTGCGTTACTTCGCCGCCGTGGCGGAGGAGGGCGGCCTCACCCGCGCGGCCCAGCGGCTGTACGTGTCGCAGCCCGCGCTGACCAAGCAGATCAAGCAGCTGGAGGAACGGCTCGGGGTGCGGCTGTTCACCCGGTCCAAGTCCGGGATGGCGCTCACCGGGCCGGGCAGGGCCCTGGCGGAGCGGGTGCCCGAGCTGCTGGCCACCTGGGACCGGGCGCTGCGCGAGACCCGGCGGGCGGCCGGCAGGGCGGCCCGCGTGCTGCGGGTCGGCTTCCTGGCCAGCGCCGCGAACGAGGCGACCCAGGAGATCGTGGCGGAGTTCGCGCGCCGGCGGCCGGGCTGGCGGGCCGACATGCGGCAGGCCTCGTGGGCCAACCCGACCGCCGGGCTCGCCGACGGGGACGTCGACGTCGCCCTGCTGCGCCTGCCGTTGCCCGGGCAGGACGAGTTGCGGGTGGAGGTGCTCTTCAGCGAGCCCCGCTGCGTCGCGCTGCCGTCCTCGCACCCGCTCGCCTCGCGGGAGGTGATCGCGTTCAGCGAGCTGTGGGACGAGGCGTTCGTGGCGGCCCCCGAGGAGACCGGGGCCTGGCGGGACTACTGGGTGGGCGCCGGGGAGCGCGACGGGCGGCCGGTGCGGATCGGCGCCGTCACCGACCAGCCGGACGAGTGGCTGAGCGCGATCGCCAACGGGTACGGCGTCGCCCTGGCGCCCGAGTCGGCGGCTCGCTATTACGCGCGGCCCGGGGTCACGTACCGGCCCGTCACGGGCGTCAGCGCCAGCCAGGTCGCCGTCGCCTGGGCGCCCGCGGACGACGACAACCCCGTCGTGCGGGACTTCGTGCTGTGCTGCCTTGAGTATACGTAA